From Bacillus sp. FSL K6-3431, the proteins below share one genomic window:
- the rsmH gene encoding 16S rRNA (cytosine(1402)-N(4))-methyltransferase RsmH, with the protein MFIHKTVLLDETVDGLNIRPDGIYVDCTLGGGGHSEKILSQLSDKGKLIAFDHDETALKHAEEKLKEYKHNLILVKSNFKYIQEQIYNLDIHNVDGILYDLGVSSPQLDTPERGFSYHHDAPLDMRMDQQGELSAYDIVNTWAYEDLVRIFFQYGEEKFSKQIARKIEAARQKSPIQSTAELVELIKAGIPAPARRKGGHPAKRIFQAIRIAVNDELAVFESSLKQAIELLNPGGRISVITFHSLEDRICKSVFKEASEGLALPPGMPAIPAGYEPIMKLINRKPIVSSEQELEMNNRARSAKLRVAEKL; encoded by the coding sequence TTGTTTATACATAAAACAGTCCTATTGGACGAAACCGTTGATGGTTTGAATATACGGCCTGATGGAATTTATGTGGATTGCACGTTAGGTGGCGGGGGTCATTCCGAAAAAATCCTTTCGCAGTTATCTGATAAAGGTAAACTAATTGCATTTGATCATGATGAAACTGCTCTTAAACATGCAGAAGAAAAACTGAAGGAATATAAACATAACTTAATATTAGTTAAAAGTAATTTTAAGTATATTCAAGAACAAATATACAATCTAGATATACATAATGTTGATGGTATTTTATATGATCTTGGCGTTTCTTCACCGCAACTAGATACACCTGAGCGAGGATTTAGTTACCATCATGATGCACCTTTAGATATGAGAATGGATCAACAAGGTGAGCTAAGTGCATATGACATCGTGAATACATGGGCATATGAAGATCTTGTACGTATCTTCTTCCAATATGGAGAAGAGAAGTTTTCTAAACAGATTGCAAGAAAGATTGAAGCTGCAAGACAAAAATCGCCGATCCAATCTACAGCTGAACTTGTAGAATTGATAAAGGCGGGAATTCCAGCACCGGCAAGAAGAAAAGGCGGACATCCAGCAAAACGAATCTTCCAAGCAATAAGAATTGCTGTAAATGATGAGTTGGCCGTGTTTGAAAGTTCTTTAAAACAAGCAATTGAATTATTAAATCCTGGTGGGAGAATTAGTGTCATTACCTTTCACTCACTCGAAGACCGCATTTGTAAAAGTGTTTTTAAAGAAGCGAGTGAAGGCTTAGCATTACCACCTGGTATGCCTGCTATTCCTGCAGGGTATGAACCAATTATGAAATTAATTAATCGAAAGCCAATCGTTTCATCTGAACAGGAATTAGAAATGAACAATCGTGCTCGATCAGCTAAATTAAGAGTTGCCGAAAAACTTTAA
- the murD gene encoding UDP-N-acetylmuramoyl-L-alanine--D-glutamate ligase: MKRITEYEYKKVLVLGLAKSGVVAASLLHQLGAFVTVNDYKPFEENPDAQGLLEQGIKVICGSHPVELLDEGFELIVKNPGIPYTNPLVRGAVDLGIPIITEIELAYRISEADMIGITGTNGKTTTTTLIYEMLQNGGQHPLIAGNIGTVASEVAQKATADHKMVVELSSFQLMGIQTLRPKVSIITNLYEAHLDYHGTWKEYAEAKVNITKNQTEEDFLIVNADQHELMDLIHFSMARIIPFSTKCYIEEGASVKNGQLFYQGEAIINLDDIALPGAHNLENILSAVAAVKIMGIENEGIRSVLMTFRGVKHRTQFVQTINGRSFYNDSKATNILAAASAIKAFNEPIILLAGGLDRGNEFDELVPFLNNVKAMIVFGETAKKLEKAGRIAGIENIQLVENVEAAVPVAYDLSEEDDIILLSPACASWDQYRTFEVRGDIFIEAVHKLK; encoded by the coding sequence ATGAAAAGGATAACGGAATACGAATATAAAAAAGTACTTGTCCTTGGATTAGCGAAAAGCGGAGTTGTCGCTGCATCGCTTCTCCATCAATTGGGGGCTTTTGTTACAGTAAATGATTATAAACCATTTGAAGAGAATCCAGATGCTCAAGGGTTGCTTGAACAAGGGATTAAAGTAATTTGTGGAAGTCACCCAGTAGAACTCCTTGATGAGGGCTTTGAATTAATCGTAAAAAACCCTGGTATTCCTTATACGAATCCACTTGTTCGGGGAGCTGTCGATTTAGGAATTCCAATTATTACAGAAATTGAATTAGCGTATCGAATTTCTGAAGCAGATATGATTGGTATTACAGGGACAAACGGAAAAACAACTACGACGACACTTATTTATGAGATGCTCCAAAATGGAGGACAGCATCCATTAATTGCTGGAAATATAGGTACAGTTGCTTCGGAAGTAGCCCAAAAAGCAACGGCTGATCATAAAATGGTTGTAGAGCTTTCGTCGTTTCAATTGATGGGTATCCAAACATTGCGACCTAAGGTATCTATTATTACAAATTTATATGAAGCACATTTGGATTATCATGGTACTTGGAAGGAATACGCAGAAGCGAAAGTAAATATTACTAAAAATCAGACAGAAGAAGATTTTCTGATTGTAAACGCTGATCAACATGAATTAATGGATCTCATTCATTTTTCTATGGCAAGGATTATTCCTTTTTCAACGAAGTGTTATATAGAAGAGGGTGCTTCAGTGAAGAACGGTCAACTCTTTTACCAAGGGGAAGCGATTATTAACTTGGATGACATTGCTTTACCAGGTGCACATAATTTAGAAAATATTTTATCAGCTGTAGCAGCTGTAAAAATAATGGGCATCGAAAATGAAGGGATCCGTTCAGTGTTAATGACATTCAGGGGTGTTAAGCATAGAACGCAATTTGTTCAAACGATAAATGGTAGAAGCTTTTATAATGATTCTAAGGCGACTAATATTCTAGCGGCTGCGAGTGCAATAAAAGCATTTAACGAGCCTATCATTTTATTAGCAGGTGGACTTGATCGAGGAAATGAATTTGATGAACTAGTCCCATTCCTCAATAATGTCAAGGCGATGATTGTATTCGGTGAGACAGCTAAAAAGTTGGAGAAAGCCGGTCGTATTGCTGGGATCGAAAACATTCAACTTGTGGAGAATGTGGAAGCAGCAGTTCCGGTTGCCTACGATTTATCTGAGGAAGATGATATTATTTTATTATCTCCTGCATGTGCAAGTTGGGATCAGTATCGAACTTTTGAAGTTCGAGGTGATATTTTTATAGAAGCTGTGCATAAGCTTAAATAA
- a CDS encoding penicillin-binding protein — MTDSKKNRNKGAAFLFIIFGVLFFVLIVRFITIQFTGEVDGKALAARAAQTYLRKDIIQAKRGTIYDQNGKVIAEDTASYTLVAILDEKLTWDKKKPQHVVDPRKTATELAKQIEMSEEDIYSRLTKEGSKQVEFGKAGKDLSHTVKKKIEEMKLPGVSFIKDSKRFYPNGIFASHLIGYAQKDQSEDVDADIVGMMGLEKSYDKMLKGKDGSIQYKGDSWDYILPNSKKQIVEPEMGHEMYLTIDKKIQTFLEDAMNKVDEEYKPKRIMAIVADPKTGKILAMGQRPTYHPDTREGIDQSWHNEIIETSFEPGSTMKIFSLAAAVEEKKFNPNEKFKSGTYRVDKKSQTIKDHNNGAGWGPISYLEGVQRSSNVGFAYLLEKMGTKTWRAYMDEFKFGTKTGIALPNEVAGNILYDWPIEKVTSVYGQGTTVTAIQMVQAMSAIANDGKMMKPYVVDKIVNPNDGTVKQNKAEIAGQPISKETAKEVRDILETTLLPPNGTAQNFQIDGYSVAGKTGTAQIPNPKGGGYLEGRNNFIFSFLGTAPADDPRLVVYVAVEQPQLKLVESGSEPVSLIFNSVMKNSLQYLNIKPEKVPEAKIFELPDFSTMNTKDMTKVLKDNKLEPVIIGKGDKIISQSPKQGTQVLEGEKVIIRLKGDKTIPNMIGWSKRDVLKIAQQLEVKVNMTGEGFAFKQNLKAGSVLKPEDQIVVNFETPIQKLEREKKQSEQKEDPPLN; from the coding sequence ATGACTGATAGTAAAAAAAATAGAAACAAAGGAGCAGCCTTCTTATTCATTATATTTGGAGTGCTCTTTTTTGTCTTGATTGTACGTTTTATTACAATCCAATTCACAGGAGAGGTAGATGGAAAAGCTCTTGCTGCGAGAGCTGCTCAAACTTATTTACGTAAAGATATTATTCAAGCGAAGCGCGGAACAATTTATGATCAAAATGGGAAGGTAATTGCGGAAGATACTGCATCATATACACTTGTTGCTATATTAGATGAGAAATTAACTTGGGATAAAAAAAAGCCCCAACATGTGGTAGACCCACGAAAAACGGCTACAGAGCTTGCAAAGCAAATCGAAATGAGTGAGGAAGATATTTATTCCCGTCTAACAAAAGAAGGGAGTAAGCAAGTGGAGTTTGGTAAGGCGGGGAAAGATTTATCGCATACAGTCAAAAAAAAGATAGAGGAAATGAAATTACCGGGAGTTTCATTTATAAAGGACTCCAAACGCTTTTATCCAAATGGTATATTCGCTTCACATCTTATTGGTTATGCACAAAAAGATCAATCTGAGGATGTGGATGCAGACATAGTAGGTATGATGGGTCTTGAGAAAAGCTACGACAAAATGTTAAAAGGAAAAGATGGGTCGATCCAATATAAAGGCGACTCTTGGGATTATATTTTGCCTAATTCTAAAAAACAGATTGTTGAGCCGGAAATGGGCCATGAAATGTATTTGACAATCGATAAAAAAATTCAAACATTTCTAGAAGATGCAATGAATAAAGTGGATGAGGAGTACAAACCAAAAAGAATTATGGCGATTGTTGCCGATCCAAAAACGGGAAAAATTCTAGCTATGGGGCAACGTCCAACCTATCATCCGGACACTAGAGAAGGAATTGATCAGTCTTGGCATAATGAGATTATTGAAACATCATTTGAGCCAGGGTCAACGATGAAAATTTTCTCATTGGCTGCTGCAGTTGAAGAGAAGAAATTTAATCCGAATGAAAAGTTTAAATCTGGAACCTATCGTGTAGACAAAAAAAGTCAAACGATTAAAGATCATAATAATGGGGCTGGTTGGGGGCCAATCTCTTATTTAGAAGGTGTACAACGCTCATCCAACGTTGGATTTGCTTATCTTTTGGAAAAAATGGGTACCAAAACGTGGCGAGCATATATGGATGAATTTAAATTCGGTACGAAAACAGGGATTGCCTTACCGAATGAAGTAGCAGGAAATATTTTATATGATTGGCCAATTGAGAAAGTAACGAGTGTGTATGGACAAGGTACAACAGTTACTGCGATTCAAATGGTACAGGCAATGTCGGCAATCGCTAATGATGGTAAGATGATGAAGCCTTATGTGGTTGATAAAATCGTTAATCCAAATGATGGTACAGTAAAACAGAATAAAGCGGAGATTGCTGGTCAGCCAATTAGTAAAGAAACTGCAAAAGAAGTAAGAGATATATTAGAGACAACATTATTACCACCAAACGGTACAGCACAAAACTTTCAGATAGATGGCTATAGTGTAGCGGGGAAAACTGGAACAGCCCAAATTCCGAATCCCAAAGGCGGCGGTTACTTAGAAGGTAGGAATAATTTCATTTTCTCATTTCTTGGAACAGCCCCTGCGGATGATCCACGATTGGTTGTTTATGTTGCAGTGGAACAGCCGCAATTAAAATTAGTTGAAAGCGGCAGTGAACCAGTTTCATTGATTTTTAATTCTGTTATGAAAAATAGCCTACAATATTTAAATATAAAACCTGAAAAGGTACCTGAAGCGAAAATCTTTGAATTACCTGACTTTTCAACGATGAATACGAAGGATATGACTAAGGTATTAAAAGACAATAAGCTAGAGCCGGTTATTATTGGAAAAGGCGATAAAATTATCAGCCAATCACCGAAACAAGGTACACAGGTTCTTGAAGGTGAAAAAGTAATCATAAGATTAAAAGGAGATAAGACAATCCCAAATATGATTGGATGGTCTAAACGGGATGTATTAAAAATAGCGCAACAATTAGAGGTAAAAGTTAATATGACTGGTGAAGGATTTGCTTTTAAACAAAATCTAAAAGCGGGTTCGGTGCTTAAACCAGAAGATCAAATTGTCGTGAATTTTGAAACACCTATACAAAAGCTAGAAAGAGAAAAGAAACAATCTGAGCAAAAAGAAGATCCACCATTAAATTAG
- a CDS encoding stage V sporulation protein D encodes MKRVSTVTVRKRLFTVLLAGLIIFFIIDLRLGYVQFAMGDFLTDRAHDSWSREIPFEPERGEIVDRNDVAIATNESAPTVYVVPRQIEKPAEAARKLAALLDAPEEKIYKQLVENAMNVRVKEGRKITFEKAREVQALDIKGIYIAEDSKRHYPFGKYLSHVLGFTGVDNQGLMGLELYYDKELKGSKGSVQFFSDAKGQRMPDMSDDFKAPIDGYKLKLTIDTKIESIIEREMDNAEALYNPDGLVTIAMNPNNGEILGMSSRPSFDPADFREVPQEIYNRNLPIWSTYEPGSTFKIITLAAALEEGKVDLEEDHFHDPGFVKVGGSTLKCWKRGGHGSQTFLEVVENSCNPGFVELGQRLGKEKLFQYIKDFGFGQKTGIDLAGEGTGILFKMDQIGPVELATTAFGQGVSVTPIQQVAAVAAAVNGGTLYQPYIAKELIDPITGEVVMRKTPIAKRKVISEATSKEIRHTLESVVAQGTGGNAFVDFYRVGGKTGTAQKAKDGRYLENNHVVSFIGFAPADDPQIVVYTAVDNPKGIIQFGGTVAAPIVGNIIEDSLRAMDVKPRDNQIEKKKKWDDPIKITVPNLVGMTKKEILQQQIYDVKLETNGEGDTVAQQAPEAGVEIEVGSVIRIYMK; translated from the coding sequence GTGAAGCGAGTATCAACTGTAACAGTTAGAAAAAGATTATTTACTGTCCTCTTAGCTGGCTTAATCATTTTTTTTATTATTGATTTACGGCTTGGTTATGTCCAATTTGCTATGGGTGACTTTTTGACGGATCGTGCACATGATTCGTGGAGTCGCGAAATACCATTTGAACCAGAACGTGGTGAAATTGTGGACCGGAATGATGTAGCGATTGCAACAAACGAAAGTGCACCTACAGTTTATGTCGTTCCAAGACAAATAGAGAAACCGGCTGAGGCGGCTCGGAAATTGGCGGCATTATTAGATGCGCCCGAAGAAAAAATATATAAACAATTGGTAGAGAATGCCATGAACGTCAGGGTGAAAGAAGGTAGAAAAATCACCTTCGAAAAGGCGAGGGAAGTTCAGGCATTAGATATAAAAGGAATTTATATCGCTGAAGATTCAAAACGTCACTACCCATTTGGGAAATATTTGTCACATGTGCTTGGTTTTACAGGAGTTGACAATCAAGGATTAATGGGATTAGAACTATATTATGATAAAGAGTTAAAGGGAAGTAAAGGCTCAGTTCAATTTTTCTCCGATGCAAAAGGTCAGAGAATGCCTGATATGTCTGATGATTTCAAAGCACCGATCGATGGATACAAATTAAAATTAACAATAGATACAAAAATCGAATCAATTATCGAAAGAGAAATGGATAATGCGGAAGCATTATATAATCCCGATGGTCTAGTTACAATAGCTATGAACCCGAATAACGGAGAAATTTTAGGGATGTCAAGTAGACCTTCGTTTGATCCAGCTGATTTTAGAGAGGTACCTCAAGAAATTTATAATCGAAATTTGCCCATTTGGAGCACATATGAGCCTGGATCGACTTTTAAAATTATTACACTTGCTGCTGCACTTGAGGAAGGAAAAGTAGATTTAGAGGAGGATCATTTTCATGACCCAGGATTCGTCAAGGTCGGGGGTTCTACTTTAAAATGTTGGAAAAGAGGTGGCCATGGCAGTCAAACATTTTTAGAAGTTGTGGAAAACTCATGTAACCCAGGATTTGTTGAACTTGGGCAGAGACTAGGTAAAGAAAAATTATTTCAATATATAAAAGACTTTGGGTTTGGTCAGAAAACAGGGATAGATTTAGCGGGTGAAGGAACTGGTATACTGTTTAAAATGGATCAAATTGGGCCTGTAGAGTTGGCGACAACAGCGTTTGGTCAAGGTGTTTCTGTAACGCCAATTCAACAGGTGGCTGCAGTTGCTGCTGCTGTCAATGGAGGTACTTTATACCAACCATATATCGCGAAGGAACTGATTGATCCGATTACTGGTGAAGTTGTTATGCGTAAAACACCGATTGCTAAGCGGAAAGTCATTTCGGAAGCAACTTCAAAGGAGATTCGTCATACATTAGAAAGTGTTGTTGCTCAAGGTACAGGTGGAAATGCATTCGTTGATTTCTATCGAGTAGGAGGTAAAACAGGTACAGCACAAAAAGCAAAAGATGGCCGTTATCTCGAAAATAATCATGTGGTGTCTTTTATCGGTTTTGCTCCTGCGGATGATCCACAAATCGTTGTTTATACTGCAGTAGATAATCCAAAGGGAATTATTCAATTTGGCGGTACAGTTGCTGCTCCAATAGTTGGTAATATCATTGAGGATTCATTGCGGGCAATGGATGTAAAACCGAGAGATAATCAAATTGAAAAAAAGAAAAAATGGGATGACCCCATTAAGATTACTGTTCCTAATTTAGTCGGAATGACAAAAAAAGAAATTTTGCAGCAACAAATATATGATGTAAAGCTTGAAACGAATGGGGAAGGTGATACAGTTGCTCAACAAGCACCTGAAGCTGGGGTAGAAATTGAAGTAGGATCTGTTATTCGTATTTATATGAAGTGA
- the mraZ gene encoding division/cell wall cluster transcriptional repressor MraZ — translation MFMGEYQHNIDAKGRLIVPSKFREHLGDTFVVTRGLDQCLFGYPMDEWRLLEEKLKALPLTKKDARAFTRFFFSGATECELDKQGRINLPTSLLGYANLTKECVILGVSSRFEIWSKELWEDYITESEDSFAEIAENMIGFDI, via the coding sequence ATGTTCATGGGTGAATACCAACATAACATTGATGCAAAAGGCCGTTTAATCGTCCCATCAAAGTTTAGGGAACACTTAGGTGATACCTTTGTAGTTACCCGTGGGCTCGATCAATGTTTATTTGGATATCCAATGGACGAATGGAGACTGCTAGAAGAAAAGTTAAAAGCATTACCACTTACTAAAAAAGACGCTCGTGCATTTACCAGATTTTTTTTCTCTGGTGCGACAGAGTGCGAATTAGACAAGCAGGGTAGAATTAATTTGCCGACATCTTTGCTTGGTTATGCAAATCTCACAAAAGAATGTGTCATTTTAGGGGTATCAAGCAGATTTGAGATTTGGAGCAAAGAATTATGGGAAGACTATATAACAGAATCTGAAGATTCATTTGCAGAAATCGCAGAAAACATGATTGGTTTTGATATTTAA
- the ftsL gene encoding cell division protein FtsL, translating into MSNLARKHEQQVNESMNQVNVQIKKVQRHAKITLGEKVIAFFFIAMFAFMAIKIITAQASIYEVNKEIEDMKTSIHEQQKVNGDLTDQISDLSRYDRVRKIAKEQGLDLDENNVKVVEKK; encoded by the coding sequence GTGAGTAATCTAGCACGTAAGCATGAGCAGCAAGTAAATGAATCGATGAATCAAGTAAACGTTCAAATCAAAAAAGTACAGCGACATGCAAAAATTACTCTAGGAGAAAAAGTAATTGCATTTTTTTTCATTGCCATGTTTGCTTTTATGGCAATTAAAATTATCACTGCTCAAGCATCTATCTATGAAGTAAATAAAGAAATTGAAGATATGAAAACAAGTATTCACGAACAACAGAAGGTAAATGGTGATTTAACAGACCAAATTAGCGATCTAAGCAGATATGATCGTGTGCGTAAAATAGCTAAAGAACAAGGGCTGGATTTGGATGAGAATAACGTCAAGGTTGTAGAGAAAAAATGA
- a CDS encoding UDP-N-acetylmuramoyl-L-alanyl-D-glutamate--2,6-diaminopimelate ligase, which produces MKLHTLLQTIPFISLPIENPEIKSIVNDHRNAKPGCMFVCVKGHVVDGHQFAQEAELRGAAAILAEETLDVNIPVIQVQDSKRIMAVIADAFYDRPTHKLHMIGITGTNGKTTTSHLIDKIFRDVGRTTGLIGTIHMKVADHVIETKNTTPDSIMLQSVFQQMVQAEIDTSIMEVSSHALVQGRVNGCDYDVAVFTNLSQDHLDYHQTMEEYQRAKGLLFSRLGNKYQSDKPKFAVLNKDDKATEQFLNDTAAHIITYGIDHPADFGAKDIVLDGSGTTFTLISPGAEQKVSLKLIGKFNVYNVLAAIATAYVSNIPLDSIIQSIETVAGVSGRFESVDGGQEFPIIVDYAHTPDSLENVLKTINQFAEKRIFAIVGCGGDRDKTKRPLMANIACKYATNPIFTSDNPRSEDPLAILKDMEQGVKGKDYQIIPNRSEAINHAIQSAKAGDVVLVAGKGHETYQIIGKQVFDFDDRLVALEALKGR; this is translated from the coding sequence ATGAAATTACATACACTTTTACAGACAATTCCATTTATATCACTACCTATTGAAAATCCGGAAATTAAAAGTATAGTTAATGACCATAGGAATGCCAAACCGGGTTGTATGTTTGTTTGCGTGAAAGGTCACGTGGTTGATGGGCATCAATTTGCTCAGGAAGCTGAATTAAGAGGGGCAGCTGCGATCTTAGCTGAAGAAACATTAGATGTCAACATTCCTGTTATTCAAGTACAAGATAGTAAACGCATCATGGCAGTCATTGCTGATGCTTTTTATGATAGGCCTACACATAAGCTGCATATGATCGGTATTACTGGTACAAATGGTAAAACAACGACAAGTCATTTGATTGATAAAATCTTTCGTGATGTTGGTAGAACTACTGGATTAATTGGTACGATTCATATGAAAGTTGCAGATCATGTGATTGAAACAAAAAATACAACACCTGACAGTATTATGTTACAATCAGTTTTTCAGCAAATGGTTCAAGCGGAAATCGATACATCCATCATGGAAGTCTCTTCACATGCTCTTGTTCAAGGAAGGGTTAATGGATGTGATTATGATGTTGCGGTGTTTACAAATCTTAGTCAGGACCATTTAGATTACCACCAGACAATGGAAGAATATCAACGCGCTAAAGGTTTGTTGTTTTCCCGGCTAGGAAATAAGTACCAATCTGATAAACCAAAATTTGCAGTTTTGAATAAAGATGATAAAGCTACGGAACAGTTTTTAAACGATACCGCTGCACATATAATTACATATGGTATCGATCATCCAGCTGATTTTGGTGCGAAAGATATTGTATTGGATGGCAGTGGGACTACATTTACCCTGATATCTCCTGGGGCGGAACAGAAAGTTAGCTTGAAATTGATAGGTAAATTTAATGTATACAATGTATTGGCTGCCATTGCAACTGCATATGTTTCTAATATTCCCCTTGATTCAATCATTCAATCCATAGAAACCGTTGCTGGTGTTTCTGGGAGATTTGAATCTGTTGATGGTGGTCAGGAGTTTCCGATAATTGTTGATTATGCTCACACACCAGATAGTTTGGAAAATGTATTAAAAACAATTAATCAGTTTGCCGAAAAAAGAATTTTTGCGATTGTTGGTTGTGGTGGTGACAGAGATAAAACAAAGCGTCCACTGATGGCTAATATAGCCTGTAAATACGCAACCAATCCCATTTTCACTTCGGATAATCCTAGAAGTGAAGACCCACTCGCAATATTGAAAGATATGGAACAAGGGGTCAAAGGAAAAGATTATCAAATTATTCCAAATAGAAGTGAAGCTATTAACCATGCAATTCAATCAGCTAAAGCGGGGGATGTTGTGCTAGTGGCTGGTAAGGGGCATGAAACATATCAAATTATTGGAAAGCAAGTATTTGATTTTGATGATCGTCTTGTTGCTTTAGAAGCATTAAAGGGGCGGTAA
- the mraY gene encoding phospho-N-acetylmuramoyl-pentapeptide-transferase: MMERIILFAIIMAFLITVILSPVFIPFLRRLKFGQSIRDEGPKSHQKKSGTPTMGGILIVISIIITTLVMTAKYSEPGMDTYLLLFVLLGFGLLGFLDDFIKIAMKRNLGLTSLQKLIGQIVIAVVFYIILKMNDFSTAITIPLTDFSIDLGWGYALFIIFWLVGFSNATNLTDGLDGLLSGTAAIAFGAFAILAWSQGLLDITLFSVSVMGAVLGFLVFNANPAKVFMGDTGSLALGGALAAIAILTKMEIILLLIGGVFVLETLSVILQVASFKTTGKRIFKMSPLHHHYELSGWSEWRVVVTFWSVGVLCAILGIYIEVWV, translated from the coding sequence ATAATGGAGCGCATTATTCTATTTGCCATTATTATGGCTTTTCTCATAACTGTTATATTATCACCAGTGTTTATTCCTTTTTTAAGAAGATTGAAGTTTGGGCAAAGTATACGCGACGAAGGTCCAAAGTCGCATCAAAAGAAAAGTGGAACACCGACCATGGGTGGCATATTAATCGTTATCTCGATTATCATTACCACTTTAGTTATGACGGCTAAGTATTCGGAGCCAGGGATGGATACATACTTATTATTATTTGTCCTATTAGGGTTTGGCCTGCTAGGTTTTCTAGATGATTTTATTAAAATAGCTATGAAAAGAAATTTAGGATTAACGTCTTTGCAAAAATTAATTGGGCAAATTGTCATTGCTGTTGTTTTTTATATTATTTTAAAGATGAATGATTTCTCTACTGCTATTACCATTCCGCTTACTGATTTTTCCATTGATTTAGGTTGGGGATATGCCCTCTTTATCATTTTTTGGTTAGTTGGCTTTTCAAATGCGACGAATTTAACAGATGGACTTGATGGTCTTTTATCTGGTACAGCCGCTATTGCATTTGGTGCGTTTGCGATCTTGGCTTGGAGTCAAGGTTTGCTTGATATAACTTTATTTTCAGTATCGGTAATGGGTGCAGTTTTAGGATTTCTTGTTTTTAATGCAAACCCAGCGAAGGTTTTTATGGGGGATACAGGTTCATTAGCACTTGGTGGTGCCCTTGCTGCGATCGCCATTCTTACTAAAATGGAAATCATCCTATTACTCATCGGTGGAGTTTTTGTATTAGAAACATTATCGGTTATATTGCAAGTAGCTTCGTTTAAAACTACAGGGAAACGTATTTTCAAAATGAGTCCACTCCATCATCACTATGAATTGTCTGGATGGTCCGAATGGCGTGTTGTTGTAACGTTTTGGTCTGTTGGAGTGCTTTGTGCCATTTTAGGAATATATATTGAGGTGTGGGTGTGA